In the Diorhabda carinulata isolate Delta chromosome 9, icDioCari1.1, whole genome shotgun sequence genome, one interval contains:
- the LOC130897884 gene encoding structure-specific endonuclease subunit slx1 — MSADTIENFYGVYLLYCLNIKYKGRTYIGYTVDPNRRIKQHNKGKQFGGAWKTSNKGPWSMVLIIHGFPNDISALRFEWAWQHPHVSRRLKHVSKKKKTEKTFDFCIRVLSEMLQVGPWCRLPLCIRWLNQDFITDFPVCSLPPLHMPICNGAVVSKKVTKPTLTDNNSNIIQTCDVCSEKIITQAIKCVNYNCDLTTHLLCLSNSFLKPGEYIPIEGRCPKCENIYLWGDYVRKYKGCYNNVNLSISIQDANELYLSDSE; from the exons ATGAGTGCAGATACCATAGAAAACTTTTATGGagtatatttattatactgTTTGAATATTAAGTACAAAGGTAGGACTTACATAGGGTATACAGTAGATCCCAATCGTAGGATTAAGCAACACAATAAGGGAAAACAATTTGGAGGCGCATGGAAAACTAGTAATAAAGGACCATG GTCTATGGTATTAATAATACATGGATTTCCAAATGACATATCAGCACTTCGG TTTGAATGGGCCTGGCAACATCCTCATGTATCTAGGAGGTTAAAACATgtaagtaaaaagaaaaaaactgaaaaaacgtTTGACTTTTGTATAAGAGTTTTATCGGAAATGCTACAAGTGGGACCATGGTGTAGACTACCACTTTGTATCCGATGGTTAAATCAAGATTTCATCACTGATTTCCCA GTGTGTTCATTACCTCCACTTCATATGCCGATATGTAATGGTGCAGTAGTGAGTAAAAAAGTGACAAAACCAACTTTAActgataataattcaaatattatccAAACCTGCGATGTATGTAGCGAAAAAATTATCACTCAAGCAATTAAATGTGTTAATTACAACTGTGATCTAACAACTCATTTACTTTGTTTATCTAACAGTTTTTTAAAGCCCGGAGAATACATTCCTATTGAAGGACGATGTCCGAAATGTGAGAATATTTATTTGTGGGGTGATTATGTACGAAAATACAAGGGATGTTACAATAATGTGAATTTAAGTATCAGTATTCAGGATGCTAATGAATTATACTTGTCAGACTCAGAATGA